A single window of Nicotiana sylvestris chromosome 3, ASM39365v2, whole genome shotgun sequence DNA harbors:
- the LOC138888359 gene encoding uncharacterized protein translates to MDPLKYIFQKPMPTGKLAKWQILLSEFDIIYVTQKAAKRQTLVDLLAENPVGGEYESLKTYFPDEKVSFIGEEIVGAYDGWRMFFDEAANFKGVVPESIIIDNAANLNSDIIKAMCESFKIKKNNSTAYRPQMNGAMEASNKNIKKMLRKMVENNKQWYEKLPFALLGYRTTVRTSTGATPYLLVYGTKVVIPAEIEIPSLRIIQEDKLSDVEWIKSHYEQLALIDGKRMNAVCHGQLYHNIMYRAFNKRVKPRQFTPGQMVLSESSCINMNPKENFHLIGKGPSWFTGY, encoded by the exons atggatcctctgaagtacatctttcagaagcctatgcctactgggaagttggccaagtggcaaatattgctgagtgagttcgatatcatctatgtaactcagaaggccgCCAAAAGACAAACGTTGGTAGAccttcttgctgaaaatcctgtaggaggagaatatgaatcactcaaaacatattttcctgatgaaaaagtgtcattcataggagaggaaATTGTTGGAGCctacgacggttggagaatgtttttcgacgaaGCTGCAAACTTtaaaggagtgg TTCCCGAGTCCATCATCATAgacaatgccgccaatctcaacagtgatataATAAAAGCCATGTGTGAATCTTTCAAAATCAAGAAAAACAATTCTACAgcatacaggcctcaaatgaacggAGCTATGGAAGCttccaacaagaacatcaagaagatgctaaggaaaatggtagaaaataaCAAGCAATGGTACGAGAAGTTaccattcgccttattgggataccgtaccacagtccgcacatcaactggggcaactccctatttgctggtttacggtaccaaagttgtcattcccgccgagatagaaattccttctttaaggatcatacaagaagacAAACTCAGTGATGTGGAATGGATAAAGAGTCACTATGAGCAattagccctcatagatggaaaaaggatgaatgcagtgtgccatggtcagctttatcataaCATAATGtatagagctttcaacaaaagggtcaaaccaagacaattcacaccggggcaaatGGTGTTGAGCGAATCTTCCTGCATCAATATGAATCCAAAGGAAAATTTTCACCTAATTGGCAAGGGCCCTtcatggttcacagggtactaa